In Thermocrinis minervae, a single genomic region encodes these proteins:
- the serA gene encoding phosphoglycerate dehydrogenase, which yields MYRILITDPISEKGIELLRREPDFQVDYEPDISYEDLLKVVKDYDCIITRSRTPVTKELIEKGERLKVIGRAGVGVDNVDIEAASMRGILVVNTPGANTIGATELTICHMLNVVRNAHVAHNSMLEGRWDRKHFMGTELYGKTLGIIGLGNIGSQVAIRAKAFGMKVLAYDPYIPREKADRLGVKLMDNLHDMLKEIDILTIHAPLTHETKHMITKREFDIMKKGSILINCARGGIVKEDDLIEALESGKLAGVGLDVYSVEPPPYELIEKLKKFPNVSLSPHIGANTYESQENVAVIVAQQVIKALRGQTVEYVVNAPFPDLSVLTLIKPHLDLAEKMGRFIVQWAGEGIKSVHIEVRGDISQHFHPIASAVLMGILKEMVDFPVNIINASYVAKDRGIAVEELTSEESADYKHYIKVMVKSNGSERIVAGTVLEGYIPRIFQIDSYRVDVEPEGIMLVFENKDVPGVIGRIGTILGNANVNIAGFRLGREKKGGIALGILNLDDMVPEEILEELRKLPNIIFVKQIVV from the coding sequence ATGTATCGGATACTCATCACAGATCCTATTTCGGAAAAAGGTATTGAGCTTTTAAGAAGAGAGCCAGACTTTCAGGTAGACTACGAGCCAGACATAAGCTACGAGGATCTTCTCAAGGTGGTAAAGGACTACGACTGCATCATCACCAGGAGTAGGACACCCGTAACCAAGGAACTCATAGAGAAGGGAGAAAGACTCAAGGTCATAGGCAGGGCTGGTGTAGGTGTGGACAACGTGGATATAGAAGCAGCCTCCATGCGTGGGATCCTCGTAGTAAACACTCCAGGAGCTAACACCATAGGAGCTACAGAACTCACCATATGCCACATGCTCAACGTAGTGAGAAATGCTCACGTAGCTCACAACTCCATGCTTGAAGGAAGATGGGACAGAAAACACTTCATGGGAACAGAGCTCTATGGGAAGACCCTCGGCATAATAGGCTTAGGAAACATAGGGTCACAGGTAGCCATAAGGGCAAAGGCTTTTGGCATGAAGGTCCTAGCCTATGACCCATACATACCACGGGAGAAGGCAGACAGGCTTGGTGTTAAGCTCATGGACAACCTCCACGATATGCTAAAGGAGATAGACATCCTCACCATACACGCGCCCCTCACTCACGAGACAAAGCACATGATAACCAAAAGAGAGTTTGACATAATGAAAAAGGGCAGTATCCTTATCAACTGCGCACGTGGAGGCATAGTCAAGGAGGATGATCTCATAGAAGCTTTGGAGAGTGGAAAGCTCGCCGGGGTAGGTCTTGACGTTTATTCCGTTGAACCCCCACCCTATGAGCTCATAGAAAAGCTCAAGAAGTTTCCCAACGTCTCCCTATCCCCACACATAGGAGCAAACACCTATGAATCTCAGGAGAACGTAGCCGTCATAGTTGCCCAGCAGGTGATAAAGGCCCTAAGGGGTCAAACAGTAGAGTACGTGGTCAACGCTCCCTTCCCAGACCTTTCTGTGCTCACCCTCATAAAGCCGCATCTTGATCTTGCCGAGAAGATGGGAAGGTTCATAGTCCAGTGGGCAGGAGAGGGAATAAAGAGTGTCCATATAGAAGTCAGAGGTGACATAAGCCAACACTTCCATCCCATAGCCTCTGCAGTCCTCATGGGCATACTAAAGGAAATGGTAGACTTTCCCGTAAACATAATAAACGCCAGCTACGTGGCTAAAGACAGGGGTATAGCCGTTGAAGAGCTAACCTCTGAGGAAAGTGCAGATTACAAACACTACATAAAGGTGATGGTAAAGTCTAATGGATCCGAGAGGATAGTTGCCGGTACAGTTTTGGAAGGTTACATACCGCGCATCTTCCAGATAGATTCCTACAGGGTTGATGTAGAGCCAGAGGGCATAATGCTCGTTTTTGAAAATAAGGACGTTCCTGGAGTTATAGGAAGGATAGGCACCATACTAGGAAACGCCAACGTAAACATAGCAGGCTTTAGGTTAGGAAGGGAGAAGAAGGGTGGTATAGCCCTTGGCATACTAAACCTGGATGATATGGTCCCCGAGGAAATCCTGGAAGAGTTAAGGAAACTCCCCAACATAATCTTCGTAAAACAGATAGTAGTCTAA
- the trxB gene encoding thioredoxin-disulfide reductase: protein MELTLDFKTDEIYDVIIIGAGPAGSSAAIYTARAGLSTLVLYRAESDGALGVTQQIENYPGIRGPISGYELLKLIREHAKAFGAKFVRGKVIATDLLGDIKKVYTIDGREFKGRAVIIASGAMERTHKYKGEEEFLGKGVSYCGVCDAAFFKNRPVAVVGEDDYALEETEFISRFASKIYLIVPSSKIKAPPEAIKEIEENPKVEVLLHHRVVEIVGTSLVEGIKVKKVGTDQEILLPVDGVFIFMGGNKPSVDFLMNQVEMTEEGCIVVNEENMTSVPGVFACGDVLCNNIKQAVIAAADGVKAALAVDKYLNKKSKISAQW, encoded by the coding sequence ATGGAGCTCACTTTAGACTTCAAGACGGATGAGATCTACGACGTGATAATAATAGGGGCCGGTCCTGCCGGCTCCTCTGCAGCTATATACACGGCAAGAGCTGGCCTCTCCACCTTGGTACTATACAGGGCAGAGTCTGATGGTGCTTTAGGTGTAACCCAGCAGATAGAGAACTATCCTGGCATAAGAGGACCCATATCGGGCTATGAACTTCTAAAGTTAATAAGGGAACATGCCAAAGCCTTCGGTGCTAAGTTTGTAAGAGGTAAGGTCATAGCCACAGATCTGCTGGGAGATATAAAGAAGGTCTACACCATAGACGGCAGAGAGTTCAAGGGTAGGGCTGTGATAATAGCTTCAGGTGCTATGGAAAGAACACATAAGTATAAGGGGGAAGAGGAGTTTTTAGGTAAGGGAGTCTCTTACTGTGGTGTGTGTGATGCTGCTTTCTTCAAGAACAGACCAGTAGCTGTTGTGGGTGAGGATGACTATGCTCTAGAGGAGACAGAGTTCATAAGCAGGTTTGCCAGCAAGATATACCTTATAGTTCCATCAAGCAAGATAAAAGCTCCACCAGAGGCCATAAAGGAGATAGAGGAAAACCCAAAGGTAGAAGTACTCTTACATCACAGAGTAGTGGAGATAGTGGGTACCTCTTTGGTGGAAGGTATAAAGGTAAAGAAGGTGGGCACAGACCAGGAGATACTTTTACCTGTAGACGGTGTCTTCATCTTCATGGGCGGGAACAAACCTTCCGTGGACTTCCTGATGAACCAGGTAGAGATGACAGAAGAGGGCTGCATAGTGGTAAACGAGGAAAACATGACTTCCGTACCTGGTGTATTCGCCTGCGGTGATGTTCTCTGCAACAACATAAAGCAAGCTGTAATAGCTGCAGCGGATGGAGTTAAGGCAGCTTTGGCTGTGGATAAGTACTTAAACAAGAAGTCTAAGATTAGTGCTCAGTGGTAG
- the pgsA gene encoding CDP-diacylglycerol--glycerol-3-phosphate 3-phosphatidyltransferase, whose translation MANLPLYLTLLRGFLVIPLVYTLLEGKTFFSLLLIILGALSDWFDGSFARKTNASARLGALLDPLMDKVFVLSTISVFVYLQKVHPVPFVLLMVRELSISFLRSLAVEKGYIMSASSLGKAKTFFEFTTLVTLALDLSLGDVLLWISVLLAYISALDYLSKYLQT comes from the coding sequence GTGGCTAACCTCCCCCTCTACTTGACCCTCCTTAGGGGATTTCTTGTAATCCCGTTGGTTTATACCCTTCTAGAAGGTAAGACGTTTTTCTCGCTCCTGCTTATAATCCTTGGAGCCCTCTCCGACTGGTTTGACGGCTCCTTCGCCAGGAAAACAAACGCTTCTGCCAGGCTGGGAGCTCTGCTAGACCCTTTGATGGACAAGGTTTTTGTTCTTTCCACCATCTCTGTGTTCGTTTACCTGCAGAAGGTCCATCCAGTACCTTTCGTACTTCTGATGGTGAGAGAGCTTTCCATATCCTTCCTGAGAAGCTTGGCAGTAGAAAAGGGCTACATCATGAGCGCATCTTCCCTTGGCAAGGCGAAGACCTTTTTTGAGTTTACTACTCTCGTGACTCTGGCCCTTGATCTTTCTCTTGGTGATGTCCTTCTTTGGATTTCTGTCCTCCTTGCCTACATCTCTGCCCTGGATTACCTTTCTAAGTACCTGCAAACATGA
- the trpC gene encoding indole-3-glycerol phosphate synthase TrpC, producing MAVLERILSVKRSEIKKDKEYVKHLEDLISRRDKFYRLENFLTSCRTRIIAEVKKASPSEGRIRDVSASQQARLYESAGAVGISVLTDREFFNGSLQDLFEVRQAVNLPLLRKDFIIDQVQVLEAKAYGADVVLLIVRILTQRQLKELIEFSQELGMESLVEVFNLEEAKRAIDAGAKIIGINNRDLDTLKVDINLSKELAPKVKELGARFVVAESGIKSREEVVELEGHGVDAFLIGTTLMKSKDPYSKLRELLGFPTTEH from the coding sequence ATGGCGGTTTTAGAGAGGATCCTCAGCGTAAAGAGGTCAGAGATAAAGAAGGATAAAGAGTACGTAAAACATCTGGAAGATCTCATAAGCAGGCGTGATAAGTTTTACAGGCTTGAAAATTTTTTAACTAGCTGTAGGACAAGGATAATAGCAGAAGTTAAAAAGGCCTCCCCCTCCGAAGGAAGGATAAGGGATGTGAGCGCTTCACAGCAGGCAAGGCTCTATGAATCTGCCGGCGCCGTAGGTATATCTGTGTTGACGGACAGAGAGTTTTTCAACGGCTCCTTACAAGATCTGTTTGAGGTAAGACAGGCTGTAAACTTACCCTTGCTAAGGAAGGACTTTATCATAGATCAGGTGCAGGTTCTGGAAGCCAAGGCCTACGGTGCTGACGTGGTACTCCTAATAGTCAGGATCCTTACCCAAAGACAACTAAAGGAACTCATAGAGTTTTCTCAAGAGCTCGGTATGGAGAGCCTTGTGGAGGTCTTCAACCTAGAGGAAGCAAAAAGGGCAATAGACGCAGGTGCAAAGATTATAGGCATAAACAACAGGGACCTGGATACCCTCAAGGTAGACATAAACTTATCAAAAGAACTTGCTCCTAAGGTAAAAGAGTTGGGTGCCAGGTTTGTTGTAGCGGAGAGTGGCATAAAAAGCAGGGAGGAGGTGGTGGAACTTGAAGGTCACGGAGTGGATGCCTTTCTAATAGGCACTACGCTCATGAAAAGTAAAGATCCTTATTCAAAGCTCAGGGAGCTTTTAGGCTTTCCTACCACTGAGCACTAA
- a CDS encoding dephospho-CoA kinase: protein MVTLKYKPMQYDWKKYEDKLKALREFLEKADALSPEVEAKLYLPGEEGAEKDAKVPYILLCYYTKENVCHKRKIELFEYYLQEDLKDLISKITSMAEEFAMEIEHSEYGGG from the coding sequence ATGGTTACTTTAAAATATAAACCTATGCAGTACGACTGGAAGAAGTACGAAGACAAGCTCAAAGCCCTTAGGGAGTTCCTAGAAAAAGCGGATGCTCTAAGCCCAGAGGTTGAGGCTAAGCTCTACCTCCCTGGCGAAGAAGGTGCCGAGAAAGACGCCAAAGTTCCCTACATACTACTTTGCTACTACACAAAGGAGAACGTTTGTCATAAGAGGAAGATAGAACTCTTTGAGTACTACCTTCAGGAGGACCTCAAGGATCTAATCTCTAAGATAACGAGTATGGCGGAAGAGTTCGCTATGGAGATAGAGCATTCAGAATACGGCGGTGGCTAA
- a CDS encoding sulfurtransferase TusA family protein, which yields MRRSELLYEQKEQREEILDLTGLMCPLPIVITSEKMRRLKEGQILRVVSTDPGFEKDIYNWCQQSGNRLLELRREDGKVIAVLQKSLQAVEPSLIYWIKFHALGVKLHIRHFLMMLNPFSAKPDHFITFSALSEGIKAEKMLKGEAKLIPIPDEIDPHCGVVMAVKGEKKAKDIFQRLQEEGVAVEAIYKKEGKNYTRVYP from the coding sequence ATGAGAAGGTCAGAGTTGCTGTATGAACAAAAAGAACAAAGGGAAGAAATTCTTGACTTAACTGGTCTTATGTGCCCTCTGCCTATAGTGATCACATCGGAGAAGATGAGGAGGCTAAAAGAGGGTCAGATTCTTAGGGTAGTCTCCACAGATCCAGGTTTTGAGAAAGACATATACAACTGGTGCCAACAGTCGGGCAACAGACTCCTGGAGTTGAGAAGAGAAGACGGCAAAGTAATAGCTGTCCTGCAAAAGTCTTTACAGGCCGTGGAACCCTCTCTCATCTACTGGATAAAGTTTCATGCTCTAGGTGTAAAGCTTCATATAAGGCATTTCCTGATGATGCTAAACCCCTTCTCCGCTAAACCTGACCACTTTATAACCTTCAGCGCTCTCTCTGAAGGCATCAAGGCCGAAAAGATGCTAAAGGGTGAGGCCAAGCTTATACCCATACCCGATGAGATAGATCCCCACTGTGGTGTGGTGATGGCTGTAAAGGGAGAGAAGAAGGCAAAGGACATATTCCAGAGACTCCAGGAGGAGGGTGTAGCTGTAGAGGCCATCTACAAGAAGGAGGGTAAGAACTACACAAGAGTGTATCCCTGA
- a CDS encoding N-acetyltransferase produces MVRKALLKDVIDIYTLVNSYSKDGILLPRSLNSIYEHIRDFWVYEKDGRVVGCCALHIVWEDLAEIKSLAVDREQKGMGIGSALVNACIEEARSLGIKRVFVLTYATEFFEKFGFSIIDKSSLPHKVWGECINCVKFPSCDEVAMSLEVSVPYGSKV; encoded by the coding sequence ATGGTAAGAAAAGCCCTTCTGAAAGATGTCATAGACATATACACTTTGGTCAACTCCTACTCAAAGGACGGGATTCTCCTCCCGAGAAGTTTAAACTCCATATATGAACATATAAGAGACTTTTGGGTCTACGAAAAGGATGGTAGAGTGGTAGGATGCTGCGCCCTACATATAGTGTGGGAGGACCTTGCAGAGATAAAAAGCCTTGCCGTAGATAGAGAACAGAAAGGTATGGGAATAGGTTCTGCTCTTGTTAATGCATGCATAGAAGAAGCTAGAAGTCTTGGTATAAAGAGAGTATTTGTGCTTACCTACGCTACTGAGTTCTTTGAAAAATTTGGCTTCTCGATCATAGACAAAAGCTCGCTGCCACATAAGGTTTGGGGAGAATGCATCAACTGCGTCAAATTCCCATCTTGTGACGAAGTGGCCATGAGTCTCGAAGTTTCTGTGCCTTATGGGTCTAAGGTTTGA
- a CDS encoding vWA domain-containing protein, whose protein sequence is MKERWKIISSLLEDEYDIVVKASYEGWGSGYDPVYLPLVELWARGEQEVIPEVARKPKGIIYDVQEFTKSSEDSTLTTIRHEIEYITNTDLYLWRLGQREFFRFGYPPSTFVVLYAVLESIKASQRVLQRHPFSIQVIKELYKKKIAGLEELYPHHAFALAFVSLWLGEDLSLPVWTYQRVKPLERSLYEYLSSDNRQAYDILMEEVLGRYITSIEESQELNYIDLLLEEARGKKRQDGHKGRIMTDILRKLPTELQELVTSKSQKTALSFTKEEINSLHASLRAMPEWMRDYLKQMSYISILEKDIQFLEHFLPKTIERDVEHRGFIAFLPKPWVEESLGQSFTLTTSKELSEKDRLYQKQTGMTQEEYKQYSMHLKSVLAYVESIKRRFEKLLPRSEKEWEGGHFYGRKLNPKSLGVEVPIKRGKIFQRRHSPSKGSLAFKLLIDVSSSMRKEDKSINAIRSLILVSEALDALGIPFSIDIFSDKTLRLKSFDEDYKAVRGRLVELFRVIGGGTNLEKALYFAVEDLEVYTKEKGLKGVVVVFTDGEPTRGAKGEELKRIISHIKGRYGVVGLGFGELKNYVDEYFEKTGIKVKSVEKLPSAFMFVLDTYLRRLQEHSPQVL, encoded by the coding sequence ATGAAGGAAAGGTGGAAGATTATCTCGTCCTTGCTTGAGGATGAGTACGATATAGTGGTTAAGGCAAGCTACGAGGGTTGGGGCTCAGGTTACGACCCTGTATACCTGCCCCTCGTAGAGCTCTGGGCAAGAGGAGAGCAGGAAGTCATACCCGAGGTAGCAAGAAAGCCAAAGGGCATCATCTACGATGTTCAGGAGTTTACCAAGTCTTCTGAGGATTCAACGCTGACAACTATAAGACACGAGATAGAGTACATAACCAACACAGACCTATACCTCTGGAGATTGGGCCAGAGGGAGTTTTTCAGGTTTGGCTATCCACCTTCCACCTTTGTGGTCCTCTATGCAGTCCTTGAATCCATAAAGGCAAGCCAGCGGGTACTCCAAAGACATCCCTTTTCTATACAGGTCATAAAGGAGTTATACAAGAAAAAGATCGCTGGTCTGGAGGAGCTCTATCCACACCATGCCTTTGCCCTGGCCTTTGTAAGCCTCTGGCTGGGTGAAGATCTGTCTCTTCCTGTCTGGACATACCAAAGGGTAAAACCCTTGGAACGTAGCCTTTACGAGTATCTATCTTCGGACAACAGGCAAGCCTACGACATACTAATGGAGGAAGTACTAGGAAGGTACATAACAAGCATAGAAGAGTCTCAGGAGCTCAACTACATAGATCTGCTTCTTGAAGAGGCAAGGGGTAAAAAAAGGCAGGACGGACACAAAGGAAGGATAATGACGGACATACTGAGAAAACTACCCACAGAACTACAGGAGCTTGTAACTTCAAAAAGCCAGAAGACTGCTCTCAGCTTCACCAAAGAGGAGATAAACAGCCTTCATGCGAGCCTTAGGGCTATGCCCGAGTGGATGAGGGACTACCTTAAGCAGATGTCCTACATATCCATATTGGAAAAGGACATACAGTTCCTGGAGCACTTCTTGCCTAAGACCATAGAGAGGGATGTGGAGCATAGGGGATTTATAGCCTTCCTGCCCAAGCCTTGGGTGGAGGAGTCCTTGGGACAATCCTTTACCCTGACAACGAGCAAGGAGCTCTCCGAGAAGGACAGGCTCTACCAAAAGCAAACGGGCATGACCCAAGAAGAGTACAAACAGTACAGCATGCATCTTAAAAGCGTCTTGGCTTATGTGGAAAGCATAAAGAGGCGCTTTGAAAAGCTACTACCCAGGTCCGAAAAGGAATGGGAGGGTGGACACTTCTACGGAAGGAAACTAAACCCTAAAAGCCTTGGAGTAGAGGTGCCCATAAAGAGGGGTAAGATCTTTCAAAGGAGACACTCTCCATCAAAAGGTAGCTTGGCTTTCAAGCTTCTCATAGACGTATCTTCTTCCATGAGGAAGGAAGACAAGAGCATAAACGCCATAAGATCCCTCATACTAGTAAGCGAAGCCCTTGATGCCCTTGGAATACCCTTTTCCATAGACATATTCAGCGACAAAACTCTAAGGCTCAAATCCTTTGATGAAGACTACAAGGCTGTAAGAGGAAGGCTTGTGGAGCTCTTTAGAGTAATAGGCGGTGGTACAAACTTGGAAAAGGCTCTCTACTTCGCCGTGGAGGACCTAGAGGTTTACACCAAGGAGAAGGGGCTGAAAGGTGTTGTAGTAGTCTTTACCGATGGAGAGCCTACGCGTGGAGCAAAGGGTGAGGAACTAAAGAGGATAATCTCTCACATAAAGGGAAGGTACGGAGTAGTAGGCTTAGGCTTTGGAGAGCTCAAGAACTATGTGGATGAGTACTTTGAAAAGACGGGCATAAAGGTAAAGAGTGTTGAAAAGTTACCATCTGCCTTTATGTTTGTCCTTGATACATACCTAAGAAGGCTCCAAGAGCACAGCCCGCAGGTGCTATAA
- the nadB gene encoding L-aspartate oxidase, producing MQPFLKFETPPPEEEVDILVCGSGIAGLTCSIVLKELGFDPLIVTRGWGNTYYSQGGIACASLPQDSPYLHFLDTQRAGRGLCDEKNLWILVDEGVQRLYDLRRWGVIFDPDTTLEGGHSFPRVFKVKDYTGRAINEALLRRAKALGVKIVEGVLEELLVEEGRLWGAIVKDGESYRLVSVKVLVLSTGGASSMFLHTSNPQKVRGDSMGTALRIGAHMRNLEFIQFHPTVVKGTNLLISEAVRGEGAILVDERGERFVDELQPRDLVSRAIYKKLKEGHQVYIDLRPLIRKGIQLEERFPTILSELRKLGYDPYSEPIPVVPAAHYFIGGIYTDSYGRTTVENLYAVGECASTGVHGANRLASNSLLEGVVFGYRTAYAIANNLQHVKRRKFRLQNSREEKFDPPFNFTDLKKLMWESCGMERDEGSLKEGIRQLSLWLEGYHLWKSTPENRSLLDIGLLALATLKCALERRESRGVHYRRDFPQEREEFRKDTFYSLS from the coding sequence ATGCAACCTTTTCTGAAGTTTGAAACTCCCCCACCCGAGGAGGAGGTAGACATACTCGTATGTGGCAGCGGCATAGCTGGGCTTACATGTTCCATAGTCCTTAAAGAGTTAGGCTTTGATCCTCTCATCGTAACCAGAGGATGGGGAAACACTTACTACTCCCAAGGAGGCATAGCGTGTGCATCCCTACCACAGGATAGCCCATATCTACACTTCTTGGACACGCAGAGAGCCGGGAGAGGACTGTGCGATGAGAAAAACCTCTGGATACTCGTGGATGAAGGTGTTCAAAGGCTCTACGACCTTAGAAGGTGGGGTGTGATCTTCGATCCAGACACCACATTAGAAGGTGGTCACTCTTTCCCGAGGGTTTTCAAGGTAAAGGACTACACGGGAAGGGCCATAAACGAGGCGCTACTAAGAAGGGCAAAGGCCTTAGGTGTAAAGATCGTTGAGGGGGTTCTTGAAGAACTTCTAGTAGAGGAAGGAAGGCTATGGGGTGCCATAGTCAAAGATGGGGAGAGCTATAGACTCGTCTCTGTTAAAGTTTTGGTGCTTTCCACAGGTGGTGCTTCAAGCATGTTCCTCCACACGTCAAACCCTCAAAAGGTTAGGGGTGATTCTATGGGCACGGCCTTAAGGATTGGAGCTCACATGAGAAACTTAGAGTTTATCCAGTTTCATCCTACGGTGGTAAAAGGAACAAACCTTCTGATATCTGAAGCTGTGAGGGGTGAAGGTGCTATCCTAGTGGATGAAAGAGGAGAGAGGTTTGTAGACGAGCTCCAACCCAGGGATTTGGTATCGCGCGCCATATACAAAAAGCTAAAGGAAGGGCACCAGGTTTACATAGACTTAAGACCCTTGATAAGGAAGGGTATCCAGCTGGAGGAGAGGTTTCCTACCATACTCTCGGAGCTTAGAAAGCTAGGCTATGATCCCTATTCTGAACCCATACCCGTAGTACCAGCCGCCCACTACTTTATAGGTGGCATTTACACAGACAGCTATGGAAGGACTACGGTAGAAAACCTATACGCCGTGGGTGAATGTGCCTCCACAGGTGTGCATGGTGCCAACAGACTAGCCTCTAACTCGCTCCTGGAGGGTGTAGTGTTCGGCTATAGAACGGCCTATGCTATAGCAAACAACTTGCAGCATGTAAAGAGAAGAAAGTTTAGGCTACAGAACTCAAGAGAAGAAAAGTTTGATCCACCCTTTAACTTTACAGATCTAAAGAAACTCATGTGGGAATCCTGCGGTATGGAAAGAGACGAAGGGAGCCTAAAGGAGGGGATAAGGCAACTAAGCCTTTGGCTCGAGGGGTACCACCTCTGGAAGTCCACGCCGGAGAACAGATCCCTGCTCGATATAGGCCTTCTAGCCCTGGCAACTTTAAAATGTGCCCTTGAAAGGAGAGAAAGCAGGGGAGTCCACTACAGAAGGGATTTCCCACAGGAGAGAGAGGAGTTTAGAAAAGACACTTTCTACAGTTTGAGTTAG
- a CDS encoding peroxiredoxin yields MIRVGQKVPNFEMEVYNPATNSFGKISLEDILKERRWLVLFFYPADFTFVCPTELADLAEHYEELKKMGVEVVSVSTDTKYVHLAWRNTEKLLEKVMFPMGADPTGKISRMFGVYDEETGLALRGTFIINPDGVLVGSEVNFYNVGRNAEELVRKMKANIYLMSHPDEACPAKWQEGQKTLKPSEELVGRVYEALSK; encoded by the coding sequence ATGATAAGAGTGGGACAAAAGGTTCCAAACTTTGAGATGGAAGTTTACAACCCAGCCACAAATAGCTTCGGCAAAATATCCCTTGAGGACATCCTCAAGGAAAGAAGATGGCTTGTGCTGTTCTTTTACCCAGCCGACTTTACCTTTGTATGTCCTACAGAGCTTGCAGATCTGGCTGAGCATTACGAAGAGCTCAAGAAGATGGGCGTGGAGGTGGTCTCCGTATCCACTGACACCAAGTACGTCCACCTGGCCTGGCGTAATACGGAGAAACTCCTCGAAAAGGTGATGTTTCCCATGGGAGCAGACCCTACAGGAAAGATAAGCAGGATGTTCGGAGTGTACGACGAAGAAACAGGGCTTGCACTGAGAGGCACCTTCATCATAAATCCAGATGGCGTTCTGGTAGGCTCGGAGGTAAACTTCTACAACGTGGGTAGGAACGCAGAAGAACTAGTCAGGAAGATGAAGGCCAACATATACCTCATGAGCCATCCAGATGAGGCATGCCCGGCCAAGTGGCAGGAAGGACAGAAAACCCTAAAACCTTCAGAGGAGCTCGTAGGTAGGGTCTACGAGGCTTTAAGCAAATAG